One window of Siniperca chuatsi isolate FFG_IHB_CAS linkage group LG15, ASM2008510v1, whole genome shotgun sequence genomic DNA carries:
- the cdca4 gene encoding cell division cycle-associated protein 4 isoform X1, with the protein MSDCVSVSSSSPQRDNMFPKGTKRKFSDSGEEPVSSGDQGPAASSAVPRALTSSYSLQRQSLLDMSLIKLQLCHMLVEPNLCRSVLIANTVRQIQEEMTQDGTWQIMTQALAAAQCPADRLVATEVLCRQTDAAAQAGQSPKPFSVVGLEEGYHAEEVVMEGDVETEVTMSTLSPISPQLSSASYLAGPFGMGPCWEEEEEDGECEEDEEEDSEECVSEGEEGDRDHLNADSRTGEQVFGTFEIKHPAPPPDPALEELFSDVDPSYYDLDTVLTGMQTAPKMGPYDLLESLSSHGPTTLSSSSSCRSDLNELDHIMEIIVGS; encoded by the coding sequence ATGTCtgactgtgtttctgtctcctcGTCATCACCACAGAGAGACAACATGTTCCCGAAGGGCACCAAGCGCAAGTTCTCAGACTCCGGGGAGGAGCCGGTCTCCAGTGGTGACCAGGGCCCGGCAGCTTCATCTGCGGTGCCTCGGGCGCTGACGTCCTCTTACAGCCTGCAGCGGCAGTCGCTGCTTGACATGTCGCTGATCAAGCTGCAGCTCTGCCACATGCTGGTGGAGCCAAACCTGTGCCGTTCGGTGCTCATCGCTAATACAGTGCGGCAGATCCAGGAGGAGATGACCCAGGACGGCACCTGGCAGATAATGACCCAGGCCCTGGCAGCTGCTCAGTGTCCCGCTGACCGCCTGGTAGCCACAGAGGTGCTGTGCCGGCAAACGGACGCGGCAGCTCAGGCCGGGCAGAGCCCGAAGCCCTTCTCCGTGGTTGGTCTGGAGGAAGGCTACCACGCTGAGGAGGTGGTGATGGAGGGAGACGTGGAGACAGAGGTCACCATGTCCACTTTGTCGCCCATCTCCCCCCAGCTGTCCTCTGCTTCTTACCTGGCAGGTCCCTTTGGCATGGGACCCTGctgggaggaggaagaggaagacggTGAGTgcgaggaggatgaagaggaggacagCGAGGAGTGTGTGtcggagggagaggagggagaccGGGACCACCTAAACGCAGACTCCAGGACAGGGGAGCAGGTTTTTGGGACATTTGAGATCAAGCACCCGGCGCCACCCCCTGACCCTGCGCTCGAGGAACTGTTTTCAGACGTGGACCCGTCCTACTATGACCTCGATACGGTGCTGACAGGCATGCAGACCGCCCCAAAGATGGGGCCTTACGATCTGCTGGAGAGCCTTTCCTCTCACGGGCCAACGACCCTGAGCTCCAGCTCGAGCTGCAGGTCAGACCTGAACGAACTGGACCACATCATGGAGATCATAGTGGGATCCTGA
- the cdca4 gene encoding cell division cycle-associated protein 4 isoform X2 translates to MFPKGTKRKFSDSGEEPVSSGDQGPAASSAVPRALTSSYSLQRQSLLDMSLIKLQLCHMLVEPNLCRSVLIANTVRQIQEEMTQDGTWQIMTQALAAAQCPADRLVATEVLCRQTDAAAQAGQSPKPFSVVGLEEGYHAEEVVMEGDVETEVTMSTLSPISPQLSSASYLAGPFGMGPCWEEEEEDGECEEDEEEDSEECVSEGEEGDRDHLNADSRTGEQVFGTFEIKHPAPPPDPALEELFSDVDPSYYDLDTVLTGMQTAPKMGPYDLLESLSSHGPTTLSSSSSCRSDLNELDHIMEIIVGS, encoded by the coding sequence ATGTTCCCGAAGGGCACCAAGCGCAAGTTCTCAGACTCCGGGGAGGAGCCGGTCTCCAGTGGTGACCAGGGCCCGGCAGCTTCATCTGCGGTGCCTCGGGCGCTGACGTCCTCTTACAGCCTGCAGCGGCAGTCGCTGCTTGACATGTCGCTGATCAAGCTGCAGCTCTGCCACATGCTGGTGGAGCCAAACCTGTGCCGTTCGGTGCTCATCGCTAATACAGTGCGGCAGATCCAGGAGGAGATGACCCAGGACGGCACCTGGCAGATAATGACCCAGGCCCTGGCAGCTGCTCAGTGTCCCGCTGACCGCCTGGTAGCCACAGAGGTGCTGTGCCGGCAAACGGACGCGGCAGCTCAGGCCGGGCAGAGCCCGAAGCCCTTCTCCGTGGTTGGTCTGGAGGAAGGCTACCACGCTGAGGAGGTGGTGATGGAGGGAGACGTGGAGACAGAGGTCACCATGTCCACTTTGTCGCCCATCTCCCCCCAGCTGTCCTCTGCTTCTTACCTGGCAGGTCCCTTTGGCATGGGACCCTGctgggaggaggaagaggaagacggTGAGTgcgaggaggatgaagaggaggacagCGAGGAGTGTGTGtcggagggagaggagggagaccGGGACCACCTAAACGCAGACTCCAGGACAGGGGAGCAGGTTTTTGGGACATTTGAGATCAAGCACCCGGCGCCACCCCCTGACCCTGCGCTCGAGGAACTGTTTTCAGACGTGGACCCGTCCTACTATGACCTCGATACGGTGCTGACAGGCATGCAGACCGCCCCAAAGATGGGGCCTTACGATCTGCTGGAGAGCCTTTCCTCTCACGGGCCAACGACCCTGAGCTCCAGCTCGAGCTGCAGGTCAGACCTGAACGAACTGGACCACATCATGGAGATCATAGTGGGATCCTGA